In Lathyrus oleraceus cultivar Zhongwan6 chromosome 2, CAAS_Psat_ZW6_1.0, whole genome shotgun sequence, the DNA window cagcgccAAATACCTCTAAGCCAACTAACAGCGGGTAAGTTTTTTTTCTTTATCgttttgtagcaaatttttacaattctttggtttaaatgactttgtgagggtcacctataccggagttttctttttgctttctttgatttttttgttttgctggatcattcacttatttgcatcggtcccctacgtagaggatgcgtaggccggagttgactgctgagataaactactgaggacttatacggaaataATGATTAAGGACATGGcatatggggtttcgggaatgattcctatatttacgaagcttatggtgctaaaacagatattgatgtttcgcaaagttctcccaagtcaccgcatccttactcgAAACCTGTCTTTAGAACCCaaaaactttcggaataacactattttcttttgcaaaaaatattcggtggggctaaaggtatggggagattagattgtactaaagatatactatatttggtgactcgtcagactcatgcattatactaaaaagcaaaataaacaactaaaaggaaataaaaacaagctatctaaaaacagcaaagaaaaacGATAAAGGAAAGACGAGAAAGGTAATAAAGAAAAGAggatagagtctcctcccacacttaaatcgaacattgtccccaatgtttcgaaataagataagggaagagttacctgacaacctattgctgaccactggtgccttcgccatcctgaggtggacgacgggatcgggtacgacgacgatctctctgatccatcctcgcctgcagggcatcctgagcggtcctcacctctcgaaggttacccaaaatggaaCCTTGAGTGTTTTCTATGAGTGCAATATGCTGACAGTGGTggtgttgctgacgggcttgtgtatctgtgatcgtttgcagggactgtagaacagtgtcataggacctgtctgtcctccgctgcgattcttgcatgaagctcatgttattcgccagttgttgttggatggtagagagtaggtcgtcacgccttttctctctagccatatggtcacgccacatctcctccgtaatataaaagccagaagtggtacctgcagaagaagaagatggtgcggtgtatggtggtgaagggtgatggggggacacatggggtacgggagatctctctctaTGATCATATTCATtatcagtgtcatgtcccgcctcatcaggaatgttaggaggaagaggacccaaaataggtggagcatctaaagcgtaggtccaattcctttcatctcgtacatctgtacgtctagtgcaaggtagaacaacggatgggatggctacaccatgaaccataagaatatagcctccttctctcctcaaacggcacaatttcatgtctctcagaaattttaggttaattgtgcgaggaggtaaggggtctagggtagccatctcattgtccaggttaagcgcccgagcaatagacgtaatcaatctaccaaaagaaatcggtcccgctttatttaaagttaaattcatatgagcaagcatgaacgggaccgaattaattcgtctatttgtgaggcttccttgcaaaaatagaagctctctagcattaaccttatttggattctcccgaccaaaaatagtacatgccaactGATATCTAAAAAttctgatggtcgggttatggatagttgaggcaagaactcattcaaaagagtttatggaagtgtttgataatcgctcccagaaggaaaatacctcaactgACCTATCCGAATCCAtaggggcctcacaaatagcaccgtccccatgagggattcctaacaacctggcaagttcgTCGGTACTAAATtcatattcaacagcaaacattctaagtctgacagtaccaactgtgctagcagtgttaggattgacaataaAGATTAAGaaactcaaaaattcaattgtcaatcgctcataggtaggttctttgttggaaaagaaattatgcaaacctaagttatctaataaatgaaatatgctatgatagatacctaaagggtatagacagttttcgtcaacataccttgtcgggaggatctcccgattttgcaaccgttcgatgatttttctttgtctaacccccggtttccctcctcgaagaatgaatccattaaactccattgTGTAGCTCTCGAAACGTtacgaagaagatgaagtggaatgtgaaaaggttggatttttacgaaatccgacggatgaaaatgtAAATGGAAATCGGAAAAATGATTTGTACGGTGTGGTGATTAGAAAGGTATGggctttttgtgggttcaaggacgtttttgcaaggtggaaaaatgggtttggaaggttgtaaggtgtgaaaatggtgaagaaaggggttctgccccgaccttttacagacgctgtggcgggcgccacagggtctatggcgggcgccacaaggcaaaatctggctgggccggattttggtcctttggcaTGGGCTTCTCTTTGTCTTTTGGCTTTAAGGGGTCCGaatagcatttgtcttgtgattttcctagtatcattgacttgcataatttttataaaagtaaaaataaaaataaaaataaaacaaaaattaaatattagactaataaataaataaacaactaaaataaaaaatgcaaataaaacaaacataagacatatatagataaaagtagaaatatTAATGTATAGAcatagtttatataatattccaaatacgataatataaaatgagttatgcaaatacgagaaatataaaaaagagataaaataagatgaaatggtgagatcatatagtagggatgccgtcttcctgagtggatccacggaacatggctacctcctgcctgagctctgcgattTCCTGATATAAACAGTCGGCTTCGGTAGcgtgggtgagatcagacactcccaattgtaaagtgaggtcagccacctcccGTCTAAGCTCTGCGgtctctctacgacactcagcaatctgggtgcggatgtcgggggtctgcaatgaaagattattagagaaaacagtgatccTGGGAGAAGGCGGTGTAGGCGTGTACTCAGCAATGAgtggtgatctcggctcctcgacggtctctccctggccctctagagcataactccaattcgctggatcatgcacactggtcatcataggatctggcagtgtgaaataacGGATAGCCTCGCTGTCGACCAGCAATCGAAACTGACATGGGTagaaagaggctctcctcatcaaccctctggtcaaacagaagtcgatgaccatggtagtgtacccacagtagatCTGGATATGTGACAGCTTGCGAGgcagacctaaagcgacagcaatctgcgGGATGATCccgcccacatggatgactccttcggtagatctggagacACCGTTGAGACCACATAacaaaaagttcccacatgctactgggcgagactgggatgcacaaaatagtaggaagatctcctcttcactcagtaatgtctctgcatccggtcttcctaggaaggaatttgccaatatcatctgaaagtatctaaAGGCGGGgttggcaccgaggacgtcaagaaagaaatcaagataggggctgctttggaagatgatgtgaagaaggggttgattgaattgctgcaagaatatgttgacatcttcgcttggtcttatcaggatatgccagggcttgacacagacatcgtggtacaccgcttgcctctcaaagaaggttgtcctccggtcaagcagaagctcagaagaacaagaccagagatggctgtaaagataaaggaagaagtgcagaaacagttggatgcagggttcctagcggttaccaattatccgccatgggtcgcaaacatcgttccagtacctaagaaggatggaaaggtacggatgtgtgtcgactaccgggacttgaacagagctagccctaaagatgatttcccattacctcacatcgacgttttggtggataacacagctcagttctcggtattctccttcatggatggcgtttctggctataaccaaatcaagatggcaccagaagacatggagaagacaactttcataaccccatggggcaccttctgctacaaggtaatgccgtttggtctgaaaaacgctggggcaacatatcaacgagctatggtgactctattccatgatatgattcatcatgaaatcgaggtttatgtggacgatatgattgccaaatctcagacagaagaagaactTTTGGTGAATCTGAAGAAATTGTTTGAACGattaaggaaattcaagctgaggcttaatccgaacaagtgcactttcggggtgagatctggaaaattgctaggttttattgttagcggaaaagggattgaggtggatcctgacaaagtgaaagcaatgcaggaaatgcctgagccaagaacggagaagcaagtccgtggtttcttagggaggttgaattacattgcaaggttcatctctcacctaacagccacgtgtgagccaattttcaaattgctgaggaaagatcaggctatcaggtggaatgacgattgtcaaagggcttttgaaaagataaaagagtatttgcagaatccccctatcctcatgcctccagcCCCAGGGAGgccgctgattatgtacttgacagtactcgacaattccatgggttgtgttctcggtcaacacgacgagacaggtaggaaagagcatgccatctactacttgagtaagaaattcacagactacgagtcgagatactcaatgcttgaaaagacatgttgtgcacttgcatgggctgctaagcgattgagacaatacatgctgactcacacaaccttactgatctccaagatggatccagtcaagtatatattcgagaagccagctctcaccggaagggttgcttGTTGGCAAATGGaactgacagagtatgatatccagtatacatcccagaaagccatcaaggggagtattctgtcagactatcttgctcagcagccgattgatgattatgagccgatgaagtttgattttccagatgaagacatcatgttcctcaagatgaaagactgtgaagagccagttgttgaggagggacctgatccagatgaaaagtggattttaatgtttgatggggccgtcaacgccaaaggaagtggaattggcgctgtcattactactccgaaaggtgcccacatgcctttcaccgctcgtttgacttttgagtgcacaaataatgaagctgagtacgaggcctgtatcttgggtattgagcaagccattgatttgggaatcaagactctggacatcttcggagattcagctctagtgatcaatcaagtgaatggtgattggaatactcttcaacccactctggtcccctacagagatttcacgagaagactgttgactttcttcacaacagtaaagctgtatcatatacctcgtgatgagaaccagatggcagatgctcttgctactctatcctccatgatcaaggtggttcggtggaatcatgctcctaggatcgatgttatgcgccttgatagggccgcgtatgtgtttgctgctgaactggtagttgatgacaagccctggtatcacgacatcaagtgctctctgaagaatcaagagtaccctgcaggggcatccaataatgacagaaagactttgaaaagattggcaggcagtttcttcttgaacaaagacgatgtgctgtataagaggaacttcgacatggttttgctcagatgcgtggatagacacgaggcggacatgttaatgcaggaagttcatgaaggttccttcggtactcatgccggcggacatgcaatggctaagaaattgttgagggcgggttattactggatgaccatggaatctgattgtttcaaatatgctcggaagtgtcataaatgccagatttatgctgataaggtgcatgtacctccgaatcctctgaatgtgatgtcttcgccgtggccgtttgctatgtggggcattgacatgattggaaagattgagccaactgcttccaatgggcatcgcttcatccttgttgccatcgactatttcaccaagtgggtcgaagcagcatcgttcgcgaatgtcaccagacatgtggttgcccgtttcattaagaaggaaatcatttgtcgctatgggattcccaaaagaatcattactgataatggttccaatctcaataacaaaatgatgaaggagttgtgccagaacttcaacattcagcatcacaattcttccccctatcgtcctaagatgaacggtgttgttgatgcagcaaataagaacataaagaagattgtgcagaagatggtcgttatgtacagagattggcatgagatgctacccttcgccttgcatgggtaccgcacttcagtacgtacatcgaccggggcaaccccttactccctggtgtatggtatggaagcagtcctacctgttgaagtggagattccttctctaagagtcctgttggatgtcaagctagatgaagctgaatggattcgaacaaggttcaatgagttgagtcttatcgaagagaagcgaatggcagccatttgtcatgggcagttgtatcagagtcggatgaagagagcctttgatcagaaagtgcatcctcgatgtttccaagtcggagatttggtgttgaaaaggatccttcctcttcagacggatcacaggggcaagtggactcctaactatgagggaccttatattgtcaccaaggtttttgatggaggggccttaatgcttgcaacgatggatgaCGAAGACTTCACTTCTCCTGTGAACTCaaacgcagttaaaaaatacttcgcataaaatagacccgctggacaataaaaaaatagtccaggcaaaaatgggcatcccgacgaaccaagaaaatgagaaaggttcgggaaaaaattaggaactaaaaatgaaaagattgtacacccggtaagttgaaaacctgaaagggcaacttaggcaaaaatgggtatcccggtggattgaaaacccgaaagggcgatctaggcaaaagttagggattaagcgaatgactgcgttctgagttagttctgaatctcatctcatgtcggtgactggaaactttcaaaaggcaagaaacagtccaatcaccctttctcagaaggctgatcatctaGAGGATCGTGAAGACGAGCGggtcatagcagaattggaacccgatagaaatccatttcacattgccatttaattattttctgttttttatcttttttgcgattacctcttcctagggattgcttcctgatgtaaatgcctattcagaggccattcaatcaataaaatcatgttattcagtacatctctgtgttcattttcattttcctgtttttgtttgcaaaaatgacgtccgaatttttgataaacattgcatcatgacacataagggctttacaggtatatgcttaataaacatttaaagttgatgtgaattttaagtgctttggatcatctattcagaacagataccctcggggcatttcctaagcatgtgtgtcagactatacactccccagcggagttgacagtaccagactatatcttcccagcagaagcagctgctcctcagagttcgatgccagatcgaggatttcaatcccagatcgatgatctctttcctggaagcataacctcggtaccgtatcggtgtttgctcccctctgctgagtcatctctcgtagattatggttgccagaaccactatcgcttccTCCAACAACAGTTTTGCAGCGTtgttctctccccagtcagagtctcggtatctcgtcattgccagaacaccgcgtggccggtcatttccccgcatagttcattatgctgtgcatctccaacaatagtgccagggtccagaaaattgtgatcatttccccaacaggattccttgcttcagcttggcattttccccagcatttcgcatccctgcatgtagaatcatattgcattgcatcctcccaaattgcgtagcgtttccattttcatggagcattacgccatcgcaaaattcaaacatacgcatgtaagcataaaacattctcggtatcccaagtgataagccagaagtttgtttccggtgctcagactgaaggttgttcatgacttattatccccagcatgggtcgttggcccacgtgccgcctcaattattattgttccctatttctgctgatgctgacaggcatgaagtttccggtatccagaccgaagtggcattcaggccagtttccaattttcagatcgaagaagtttccgacattcaggtcgatgcaacttgtggcattcaagcatgaagtttccggtatccaggccgaagtggcattcaggcgagtttccgattttcagatcgaagaagtttccgacattcaggtcgatgcaacttgtggcattcaggccagtttccggtatccagaccgaagtggcattcaggccagtttccgatttgcagatcgaagaagtttccgacattcaggtcgatgcaacttgtggcattcaggcatgaagtttccggtatccaggccgaagtggcattcaggccagtttccgattttcagatcgaagaagtttccgacattcaggtcgatgcaacttgtggcattcaggccagtttccagtatccagaccgaagtggcattcaagccagtttccgatattcagatcgaagaagtttccgacattcaggtcgatgcaacttgtggcattcaggccagtttccgattttcagatcgaagaagtttccgacgatcaagtcgaagtacttgtggcattcaggccagttttccgattttcagatcgaagtggtgttcagaccaacattgatactctcatattccgatgcttagtaatcagactaatgtgcggcgttcaggccatgggtattcctgtgttaccatttattttggtatccaggtcaactttctgttttggtactcaggccgattttcaccgtaccagacggattcttctcttgagattgcttctttgccgattctgacaggcattgttaattatttcatagggattcaggatcaaaatccgggtcttcttagtatttaaccatctcccactatgatcatatgaagaacgtcctgcttcatattctctagttgaagacgcttaaataggggcaactgtcataccccgattttggtcctgaattttttatgttttttattttttgtttagcatgcttggcctaaccttactttggtcttatatgaggattggtcttggtccaaagtcatggtgttgttcatgtgattgttaatactcatatggtcttggtcatccaaacaaccaaccttcttgtgtcacaagccaattgccaatcacgccacttgattcatgaatatccctttcaaatcctaatcttataccatcatttcatggccttgttaacACATACTACCAGTCAAGTCATgttcttttcaaagtcaagcattcaagtcataaaataaaccaattgcaaaacaaatttcaaaccatttcaattcaTTTCGCATCATTCTAAACCATCACATTTGATTCTACATAAAAAAAGGTACAAGTCTTGAcaattttgaccaattgttgactttggtcaacagttgactttttggtcaacattGACCAAAGTCAATCCAAAATCCAAAAGCCCTAATTTTTACCACAATCATCAATCAtttgtccatttacaagaaaaatgcaaataaaattgaattttaaccaattgttgactttggtcaacagttgactttttggtcaactttgaccaaagtcaaccctatGCCATTGGTCATCCTTAATCACTAAATGACTAGTCCTAACTCTCATGACATTATCCATGTCCATGTGATCTTTGGTTTAACCACTTTTGCTTGGCTTCTTCACTTTAATGTCAACATGGTCACACCTTGAACCTTTGGAATCTTGCTTTGCCAATTAACTTCCATCATGCTGCATTTGCCCTGCTATACCAACCTGCTGCAACGCCTAACCTGCACAGACCAAAGTCATAACCAACATTAAGGTCAATCCATGAAGTGTTGCTAATATGCCATGACCTAAAACCACAAGTGTTGTCAATGGCCAAGCATAAACCTGCTGATGAGAACTGCCTTGGACGGTTGGTAGAAAATGTGCGTTTCCAGATTGATTCAAATTCTGTTAGTGCAAATCATTGCAGAATATACAGGACCAAGGTTACTAATGAAAATATGGAGAATACCACTTCAATATTCTTGAAAGATACGAGCACAAATGGTACTTACCTTAACTGGGAGAAGTTGAAAAAGAATAGTGCTGCTGTCAAAGTCTGCCATGGTgatattatttcattttttgcTCCTCCTCATAATGAAGTTGCATTTGCTTTTGTATATCGAGAGGTGCATCTTTCAAATCCAGTACCAGACGATGCAGTTGCTAAACGAAAAGGAGGCGAAAATTATTATACAGAGAAAGCATGTGATTCGTTATGATGATACAGCTGCAAAAATGAAGCCTAAATCATAGTATAATAAAAAATACACGTACAAGATTGGAGGTAAGAAGTGTAGAAATGGATGCCAACTTTGAAATTGAGAATAGCATGATAACAAGAATATCTTCATTTAAAGAATTTGATATTAGCTCCAAACCTATCTGCATCAAATAAGTCATCACATAagaaagaagaaaacaaaaataTGTGATAGTTCCAAGAAAGAAACAGACAGGAAGTAAAAAAAAGGTAGGCAACCACCTTATATGCTTTCTTTGCAACTGAATATGAGCACTTGAATTTTGCAAATATTCTTGCTGCAGCCAATTTTATAGGCAAGGATGCTGCGGGTGAATTCATAATGTTAAACAGGATCTCCAATGTAATACATGCAAAATCATCGGATATTTCACAAAAGCATCCGGCAGCAAACAATGATGCCTTTACCTGTAAAAACCCAATACAATATATCATATGCATTGATGCAGATAATCAATCAAAATATAGCATCTGCAAAGAAGTTTGGCTAAAACACATGTAGGCTATTTAAAGTGACATAATAATATGTGAATGTAAATGAGAGATGCTAAAAAAAATTATTTAGACAAAGGCATCTATAACAACAGCAACACTTCAAGACACTAATCTTACCTCACAATCATGAGGAGAAACAAGGCTGGAAAGTATCAAGTATCGTATCTGAGCATTGTCATTGGCAAAATCAGCCCAGCAACCAAACAGAACTAAAGCACCTACATGAACACCAAAAAATCATGAGCAAAACATCCATAAAGCAATGCTATCAAATCTCATCTGCATAACACACTACATCATACCTGCAGAATGCATACCACAATGTACATGTTGCAGAACCAAAGTTAGAATGGAAATGGACCTACCTACAACACATTCTGCAGCAATTGCCTGTAAAGAT includes these proteins:
- the LOC127121335 gene encoding uncharacterized protein LOC127121335, with the translated sequence MVFSSSDTEGRLSLAADNVPEAAADKSLQAIAAECVVGALVLFGCWADFANDNAQIRYLILSSLVSPHDCEVKASLFAAGCFCEISDDFACITLEILFNIMNSPAASLPIKLAAARIFAKFKCSYSVAKKAYKIGLELISNSLNEDILVIMLFSISKLGVAAGWYSRANAA